The DNA region CCCTGGCTACGCGACGAGCCCGCTTGCCTGCGCCACCCGCACGATCGTCTTTGGCCCGCGGCCCCAGACGTACGTACGCCCGCCCGACCCGCGTACGTCCCTGGCCCCGCGGCGCGAAACGTACCCACATCCCGCCCGATCCCCGGTCGCCTTTGGCCCCGCGGCGCGAAACGTACCCACATCCCGCCCGGCCCGCGTACGTCCTTGGCCCCGCGGCGCAAGACGACCATCCCGCCCGCCCGACCCGCGTGCATCTTTGGCCCGCCGGCGCGAAACGTACGCCAAACCAGGCCAGCTTCACCAGTCGGCTGAGTCGATTGCTGCTCCAGGCGGGAACTCGGTCGATGACACACAGGTCATCAAGCAGGTTGAGATAGGTCCTCGTTGTCCGGTAATTCAAACCGGCCGCGCTGGAGAGGGTGGACAGATCAGGTTGTCCAGCTGTGTTGTAAGTAAGAGTGCCGCAAGCCTCAGCCGGTGCACCCACAGGTAGCGACGGCGGTAGAAACGTTGTCGAGCCAGTTCTTGGCGGCGTACTCGCTGGTGGCGCCGTTGGCGATGAAGGCGTACACCACCAGGGTCCCGTCGGCGGTGCGGACGAAGCCGGCAAGTGAATAGACCTGTCGCAAGGTGCCCGTCTTGCCGCGCACCATGCCCCGTGCCGCAGAGGAGTCCTGGCCGTCGAACCGGTGCTCCAGGCTGCCCTCCACCCCGGCGACGGGCAGACCGGTGATGACTCCGCGCAGCTCGGGATGTGAGTCCTGGGCGGCCAGCCGAAGCAGCCGGGTCAGCGTCGAGCCACTGATCCGGTTGTCGCGGGAGAGCCCGCTGCCGTCATGGATGACGGTTCCGTCCTGCCATGCTCCGAGCCTGGTCAGCGTGGCCTTCATCGCTCGCTGGGCCTCCTTGATGGAGCCAGGCCGGCCGGCCGCGATCGCGACCTGACGGAACAGCACCTCGGCGCCGTCATTGTCGCTGACCATCAAGACTCGCTCCACGATGCGCTCCAGGGGCATCGATCGCACCGCGGCCACCTTCGCGTACTTCTTGCTGGCCTTCGCCTGGCCGACGCCGGTGACCTTGATCCCCTTCTTCTCGAGCGCAGCCGCAAACGTACGGGCGGCCTGCCCAGCCGGATCAATGGTCCGCGGACCCGGTGAATATCCCGCCAGCCGGCCCTCATCGACCCACAGGGCGGAGGTCCTCGTGGTCTGGTCGCCGTATCCGCTCGGCCAGCTCGGATTCCAACTGGGGCCGCTGAACAACGAGGCGTCGTAGCCGAGCTTGACAGTGGTGACCTTGGACTTCTTCAAGGCGGCTGCGGTCAGTTTGGCGAGGTCGGCGACCGAGGCGCGCGCCGGATAGGTCTTGGCCGTGGTCTTGCTGGCCAGGTACGGGTCGCCGCCACCGACCAGGATGATCTGCTTCCCAGAGCGCACCACCGAGGTGGTGAAACGGTGCTCGGGACCGAGTTCGGACAACACGGCCGACGAGGTGAGGATCTTGGTCACCGAGGCCGGGATCTCACCCACGCCAGCGCGATGGGAGAACAGCTTCTTTCCGGTGCCCACGTCGACGGCCGACCCGGAATAGACGCCACCGACCCCCTTGCGGCTGACTGCCTCGATCCGCGCCGCGACCGTGGCCGCGTCCGGCTTGTCGCCCGGTCTGGCAGCCAGCAGCACAGCGCCGGGGAGTTCAGCCGAAGCAGTGGCACCGTTCGTCCCGGCTCCGTCCGTCGGCCCAGTCGTCGGCACGTCGCTGCCCGCGCTCCCTGCGGTGCTGCCAGATGGAGCGGACTCGCCGGCGGCCTCCGAAGGGCCGGAGGAACTGGCAGGGCCGGCCGGCGACGAGCCGCCCGCGCTCTCCCCGGCGACCGCCGAGTTGTGGCCGAAGAGACGCCCGAAGGTGCCAGTGATCAGACCCAGAGCCAGCGCCGAAACGACGACGAACGCCGCGATCCCGATCGCCAGTCGCTTGAGACCCACGTACGTCCGCACCTTCTTCCCACGTTAGGCTCAGCCGGAGCCCACCCACCGAACCCCGGGCCAACTGTCATCGGCGACCGAACCGTCGGCAACCGAGCTATCCGGGGTTGCGCCCATCCTAAGGAGCCGCGATGACCTCGCCGAGCAGCGACGACACCCGACACCCACTGAGTGGCTTGACGTTCGACGTGACGGTCGAGATTCCCAAGGGCAACAAGAACAAGTACGAGGTGGACCACGAGACGGGCCGGATCCGGCTCGACCGCACCTTGTTCACCTCCACGGCCTATCCGGCCGACTACGGCTTCATCGAGGGCACCCTCGGGCAGGACGGCGATCCGCTCGACGCACTGGTGCTGGTCTCCGAGCCGACCTTCCCGGGCTGCCTGATCAACTGCCGTGCCATCGGCATGTTCCGGATGCGCGACGAGGCCGGCGGCGACGACAAGGTGCTCTGCGTGCCGGCCAACGATGTCCGTCGCAGCCACCTGCGCGACATCGACGACGTACGCAA from Microlunatus phosphovorus NM-1 includes:
- the dacB gene encoding D-alanyl-D-alanine carboxypeptidase/D-alanyl-D-alanine endopeptidase, with product MGLKRLAIGIAAFVVVSALALGLITGTFGRLFGHNSAVAGESAGGSSPAGPASSSGPSEAAGESAPSGSTAGSAGSDVPTTGPTDGAGTNGATASAELPGAVLLAARPGDKPDAATVAARIEAVSRKGVGGVYSGSAVDVGTGKKLFSHRAGVGEIPASVTKILTSSAVLSELGPEHRFTTSVVRSGKQIILVGGGDPYLASKTTAKTYPARASVADLAKLTAAALKKSKVTTVKLGYDASLFSGPSWNPSWPSGYGDQTTRTSALWVDEGRLAGYSPGPRTIDPAGQAARTFAAALEKKGIKVTGVGQAKASKKYAKVAAVRSMPLERIVERVLMVSDNDGAEVLFRQVAIAAGRPGSIKEAQRAMKATLTRLGAWQDGTVIHDGSGLSRDNRISGSTLTRLLRLAAQDSHPELRGVITGLPVAGVEGSLEHRFDGQDSSAARGMVRGKTGTLRQVYSLAGFVRTADGTLVVYAFIANGATSEYAAKNWLDNVSTAVATCGCTG
- a CDS encoding inorganic diphosphatase, producing MTSPSSDDTRHPLSGLTFDVTVEIPKGNKNKYEVDHETGRIRLDRTLFTSTAYPADYGFIEGTLGQDGDPLDALVLVSEPTFPGCLINCRAIGMFRMRDEAGGDDKVLCVPANDVRRSHLRDIDDVRKYLRLEIEHFFTVYKDLEPGKSVEGATWTGVDEAETEVRASFERAKAHDF